From one Enterobacter kobei genomic stretch:
- the cheB gene encoding protein-glutamate methylesterase/protein glutamine deamidase has protein sequence MSKIRVLSVDDSALMRQIMTEIINSHSDMEMVATAPDPLVARDLIKKFNPDVLTLDVEMPRMDGLDFLEKLMRLRPMPVVMVSSLTGKGSEVTLRALELGAIDFVTKPQLGIREGMLAYSEMIAEKVRTASRAKLAAHTPTVAPVTLKAGPLLSSEKLLVIGASTGGTEAIRHVLQPLPLSSPAVLITQHMPPGFTRSFAERLNKLCQISVKEAEDGERVLPGHAYIAPGDRHMELSRSGANYQIKIHDGPAVNRHRPSVDVLFHSVAKFAGRNAVGVILTGMGNDGAAGMLAMHQAGAWTIAQNEASCVVFGMPREAINMGGVSEVVDLSQVSQQMLAKISAGQAIRI, from the coding sequence ATGAGTAAAATCAGGGTATTGTCCGTTGATGACTCCGCATTGATGCGCCAGATTATGACGGAAATCATCAATAGCCACAGCGATATGGAAATGGTAGCAACCGCGCCGGACCCGCTGGTGGCGAGGGATTTAATCAAAAAATTTAACCCCGATGTCCTGACGCTGGATGTTGAAATGCCGCGCATGGATGGGCTGGATTTTCTTGAAAAGCTGATGCGTCTGCGTCCGATGCCGGTGGTGATGGTCTCCTCCTTGACCGGTAAAGGTTCAGAAGTGACGCTGCGCGCGCTGGAACTGGGGGCGATTGATTTCGTCACCAAACCGCAGCTTGGCATCCGCGAAGGGATGCTGGCATACAGCGAGATGATCGCGGAGAAAGTGCGTACCGCCTCCCGCGCGAAGCTGGCGGCGCACACGCCAACGGTAGCGCCGGTAACGTTAAAAGCCGGTCCGTTGCTGAGTTCTGAAAAACTGCTGGTGATCGGCGCATCCACCGGCGGTACCGAGGCGATCCGTCATGTGCTGCAACCGCTGCCGCTTTCCAGCCCGGCGGTGTTGATTACCCAGCATATGCCGCCTGGTTTTACCCGTTCTTTTGCCGAGCGTCTGAACAAACTTTGTCAGATTAGCGTGAAAGAAGCAGAGGACGGCGAGCGTGTATTGCCAGGACACGCCTATATTGCACCCGGTGATCGGCACATGGAACTGTCGAGAAGTGGGGCAAACTATCAAATCAAGATCCATGACGGCCCGGCGGTTAACCGCCATCGCCCGTCGGTGGATGTACTCTTTCATTCGGTGGCGAAGTTCGCAGGCCGTAATGCCGTGGGGGTGATCCTCACCGGTATGGGCAACGACGGCGCGGCCGGTATGTTAGCGATGCACCAGGCGGGCGCCTGGACCATTGCACAAAACGAAGCAAGTTGTGTGGTGTTCGGCATGCCGCGCGAGGCTATCAATATGGGTGGCGTTAGCGAAGTGGTCGATCTTAGCCAGGTAAGCCAGCAGATGCTGGCAAAAATCAGTGCCGGACAGGCAATACGTATTTAA
- the cheY gene encoding chemotaxis response regulator CheY — protein sequence MADKELKFLVVDDFSTMRRIVRNLLKELGFNNVEEAEDGVDALNKLQAGGFGFVISDWNMPNMDGLELLKTIRASGNMASMPVLMVTAEAKKENIIAAAQAGASGYVVKPFTAATLEEKLGKIFEKLGM from the coding sequence ATGGCGGACAAAGAGCTCAAGTTTCTGGTTGTGGATGACTTTTCCACCATGCGTCGCATCGTGCGCAACCTGCTGAAAGAGCTGGGTTTCAACAACGTCGAAGAAGCAGAAGATGGCGTTGACGCGCTGAATAAACTGCAGGCGGGTGGTTTCGGTTTCGTTATTTCTGACTGGAACATGCCGAACATGGATGGTCTGGAACTGTTAAAAACGATCCGTGCCAGCGGCAACATGGCATCGATGCCGGTGCTGATGGTAACGGCCGAAGCGAAAAAAGAGAACATCATTGCGGCCGCGCAGGCAGGCGCAAGCGGCTACGTGGTGAAACCGTTCACCGCTGCAACACTCGAAGAGAAACTTGGCAAGATCTTCGAGAAACTTGGCATGTGA
- the flhB gene encoding flagellar biosynthesis protein FlhB yields MSEDSDDKTEAPTPQRLDKAREEGQIPRSKELTSLLILVVGVSIVWIGGESIARRLAGLLSSGLRFDHGIINDQKLILGQIILLVKEAMYALLPLITGVVIIALVSPMLLGGLIFSTKSLAFKFSKLNPITGIGRLFSAQVGAELLKAVLKSVLMGSVAGLYLWNKWPEIMRLMSEAPTTAMNNALDLVGMCVLLVVLSIIPMVGFDVGFQLYSHFKKLRMSRQDIRDEYKQTEGDPHVKGRIRQMQRAAARRRMMADVPTADVIVTNPTHYSVALKYDENKMSAPKVIAKGAGLVALRIREIGNENRIPTLEAPPLARALYRHAEIGQQIPGQLYGAVAEVLAWVWQLKRWRLAGGTAPVKPANLPVPEALDFMNEKDTDE; encoded by the coding sequence GTGTCAGAAGATAGCGACGACAAAACAGAAGCCCCCACACCCCAACGACTAGACAAAGCGCGTGAGGAAGGGCAGATCCCCCGATCCAAAGAGCTGACGTCACTGCTTATTTTAGTGGTGGGCGTGAGCATCGTCTGGATAGGCGGAGAGTCGATCGCCCGACGGCTGGCGGGGCTACTGTCATCGGGGTTGCGGTTTGACCACGGTATTATCAACGACCAGAAGCTGATTTTGGGCCAGATAATTTTGCTGGTGAAAGAGGCGATGTACGCACTGCTGCCGCTGATCACGGGCGTGGTGATCATCGCGCTGGTCTCACCGATGCTGCTGGGTGGCCTGATTTTCAGCACGAAATCGCTGGCGTTTAAATTTTCCAAGCTTAATCCCATCACCGGTATCGGACGTCTGTTCTCGGCGCAGGTCGGGGCGGAGCTGTTGAAAGCGGTGCTGAAATCGGTGCTGATGGGCAGTGTTGCCGGGCTGTACCTGTGGAACAAATGGCCGGAAATTATGCGGCTGATGAGCGAAGCGCCGACCACGGCGATGAACAATGCCCTTGACCTTGTGGGCATGTGCGTGCTGCTGGTGGTGTTAAGCATTATCCCGATGGTGGGCTTTGACGTTGGCTTCCAGCTCTACAGCCACTTCAAGAAACTGCGGATGTCCCGTCAGGATATTCGCGACGAGTACAAACAGACCGAAGGCGACCCGCACGTAAAAGGGCGTATCCGGCAGATGCAACGCGCGGCGGCACGTCGTCGCATGATGGCCGATGTGCCGACGGCAGACGTCATCGTCACCAACCCGACGCACTACTCCGTGGCGCTGAAGTATGACGAAAACAAAATGAGCGCGCCGAAAGTGATCGCCAAAGGCGCCGGGCTGGTGGCCCTGCGCATCCGTGAAATTGGCAACGAGAACCGAATTCCCACCCTTGAAGCACCCCCGCTGGCACGTGCGCTTTATCGCCATGCGGAAATTGGTCAGCAGATCCCGGGGCAGCTTTACGGCGCCGTGGCGGAAGTGCTGGCCTGGGTATGGCAGCTGAAACGCTGGCGTCTGGCGGGTGGTACTGCACCTGTTAAACCTGCAAATCTTCCTGTGCCTGAAGCACTGGATTTTATGAACGAGAAGGACACTGATGAATAA
- the dgt gene encoding dGTP triphosphohydrolase gives MQWSMLLNSARRKDKTKIKNPMQPDTPQKECRKEIERDFDRILFAAPTRRLADKTQVFPLDRNDSVRTRLTHSHEVANFARGIGMRLAFDLKSSVFNELPEHIQVERDVPALLAAIGLAHDLGNPPFGHQGEAAMRTWFTRRLTPLLPSYTDIEDKNIFRDFFEFDGNSQTLRLVTKLQVLNDSYGLNLTYATLAALIKYPRSSFTDAPGHWKKHGYFFSEKAVIEDIWHETGLAEGLRHPFTWLMEACDDIAYSVLDAEDTVKKGLASYQDLMDHLRCWGDKQDPIIITVIEQTEKITSGYKEAQQELTPGEVNDMNMQMFRVKSTIALINAAVEAFVDNLDELLSTHCTIKDLIGNSQGAQLCDALKDFDKTRGYRHRSVLELELKGSNYIQSLMDMLWVGIHGHKTKRKKEAEKERKKSDSTFTPSDEFKSDTPFGRYTYGRISENYRRIFEDEQNTLPQLYKEAQLLSDAISGMTDSYLIRLHDELKSLYEYENSPQSSSS, from the coding sequence ATGCAATGGTCAATGTTACTCAATAGCGCCCGCCGTAAAGATAAAACGAAGATTAAAAATCCGATGCAACCAGACACGCCACAAAAAGAATGCCGAAAGGAAATAGAACGCGATTTCGACCGCATTCTGTTTGCCGCGCCCACCCGACGACTTGCCGATAAAACCCAGGTTTTCCCGTTAGATCGCAATGACAGCGTGCGGACGCGTCTAACACATTCCCACGAGGTTGCTAATTTTGCACGCGGCATCGGAATGCGTCTGGCCTTTGATTTGAAAAGCAGCGTATTTAATGAGTTACCTGAACATATTCAGGTAGAACGCGACGTTCCTGCTCTGCTGGCCGCTATCGGTCTGGCACACGACCTTGGGAATCCCCCTTTCGGACATCAGGGTGAAGCCGCTATGCGCACCTGGTTTACGCGCCGTTTAACGCCGCTTTTGCCAAGCTATACAGATATTGAGGATAAAAATATCTTCAGGGATTTTTTTGAATTTGATGGTAATTCTCAGACGCTTCGCCTCGTCACCAAGCTGCAGGTTTTAAACGATAGTTACGGTCTTAACCTCACCTATGCCACGCTTGCTGCTTTAATTAAATACCCTCGTTCCTCTTTTACGGACGCTCCAGGCCACTGGAAAAAGCATGGCTACTTCTTTTCTGAGAAAGCCGTTATTGAAGACATCTGGCATGAAACGGGTCTGGCAGAAGGATTGCGCCATCCCTTTACCTGGTTGATGGAAGCTTGCGACGATATCGCATACTCAGTACTTGATGCTGAAGATACGGTTAAAAAAGGCCTCGCCTCATATCAGGATTTAATGGATCACTTAAGATGTTGGGGGGATAAACAGGATCCCATAATCATTACCGTTATCGAGCAAACGGAAAAAATTACCAGTGGTTATAAAGAAGCGCAGCAGGAATTAACCCCCGGTGAAGTAAACGACATGAATATGCAGATGTTTCGCGTGAAATCTACGATAGCGCTGATTAATGCCGCCGTGGAGGCATTCGTTGACAACCTTGACGAGCTGCTGAGCACACACTGCACCATTAAAGATTTGATAGGCAACAGCCAGGGCGCACAACTATGCGATGCCCTGAAAGATTTCGACAAAACCCGTGGTTACCGCCATCGCTCGGTACTGGAACTGGAGTTGAAAGGTTCAAACTATATCCAGAGCCTGATGGATATGCTGTGGGTGGGCATTCACGGCCATAAAACTAAGCGAAAAAAAGAAGCTGAGAAGGAGCGCAAAAAAAGCGACAGTACTTTCACGCCTAGTGATGAATTTAAGTCAGATACGCCGTTTGGCCGCTATACCTATGGCCGCATTTCCGAGAATTATCGGCGCATTTTTGAGGATGAGCAAAATACATTGCCACAGCTTTATAAAGAGGCTCAGCTTCTGTCAGACGCCATCTCTGGTATGACGGATAGCTATTTGATACGCCTTCACGATGAGCTAAAATCACTTTATGAGTATGAAAATAGCCCACAGTCATCATCATCTTAA
- the cheZ gene encoding protein phosphatase CheZ, translating into MHQPQIKPSDENAAGDIIARIGSLTRMLRDSLRELGLDQAIAEAAEAIPDARDRLDYVVQMTAQAAERALNSVEASQPHQDAMESGAKALTKRWDEWFENPIELTDAKALVTDTRQYLGDVPGHTSFTNAQLLDIMMAQDFQDLTGQVIKRMMDVIQEIERQLLMVLLDNMPEPAARAKRENDSLLNGPQLDTTKAGVVASQDQVDDLLDSLGF; encoded by the coding sequence ATGCATCAACCGCAGATTAAACCGTCAGACGAAAACGCTGCCGGAGACATTATCGCCCGTATCGGTAGCCTGACACGCATGCTGCGCGACAGCCTGCGTGAGCTGGGGCTGGACCAGGCGATTGCCGAAGCGGCAGAAGCCATTCCGGATGCGCGTGACCGTCTCGACTACGTTGTGCAGATGACGGCGCAGGCCGCCGAACGTGCGCTGAACAGCGTTGAAGCCTCGCAGCCGCACCAGGACGCTATGGAATCCGGCGCGAAAGCGCTGACCAAACGCTGGGATGAGTGGTTTGAAAATCCTATCGAACTGACGGATGCCAAAGCGCTGGTGACCGATACGCGTCAGTATCTGGGCGATGTGCCGGGTCATACCAGCTTCACCAACGCCCAGCTGCTCGACATCATGATGGCGCAGGATTTCCAGGATCTGACCGGTCAGGTGATCAAGCGCATGATGGACGTGATCCAGGAAATCGAGCGTCAGCTGCTGATGGTGCTGCTTGATAACATGCCGGAACCGGCTGCGCGCGCGAAACGTGAAAACGATAGCCTGCTGAACGGTCCGCAACTGGACACCACCAAAGCAGGCGTCGTGGCCAGCCAGGATCAGGTCGACGACCTGCTGGACAGCCTCGGCTTCTGA